A single window of Ictalurus punctatus breed USDA103 chromosome 27, Coco_2.0, whole genome shotgun sequence DNA harbors:
- the LOC128629243 gene encoding uncharacterized protein LOC128629243 yields MRKETSECAPSFHFSADNKTDKSSLEQRGDAAMLNRTRLFSTAAVLMLLAGVQAQYSVTLSSQSLCAVTRSTVKIPCTYSSSYYRRPKEWYRVQSSEGEPQDLSKDPQYSGRVSVSTVTSDCELTVRNVRASDSGVYNFRFKPYGSGWISAPSGVHLTVTDLQVKVDPNTVGQRELKLTCSATCSFSTYRFYWYRNGQYEQYITKASIVIDSTHLSNVGSYSCQVYESQHRSPPVCVLGKECWGVTYTPERVCALKDTSIDLSCSYKHPAGHTVIKSVWFIKDQAGVEPVDVREDEEYQGRVQYTQISQNNCSLRITNLREIDAQTYRFRFYTDDPTGKYTGDRGVSLSVTGKAV; encoded by the exons atgagGAAGGAAACTAGCGAGTGTGCTCCAAGTTTCCATTTCAGTGCGGACAACAAAACAGACAAGAGCTCGCTGGAACAAAG GGGTGATGCAGCCATGCTGAATAGAACAAGACTGTTTTCAACAGCAGCAGTTCTCATGTTGCTGGCAG gagTTCAGGCTCAGTACAGTGTAACTCTCTCCTCTCAGAGTCTCTGTGCTGTTACTAGATCTACAGTAAAAATCCCCTGTACATATTCAAGCTCTTATTATCGCAGACCGAAGGAGTGGTATCGAGTCCAGAGCTCTGAAGGAGAACCACAAGACCTGAGCAAAGATCCACAATACTCAGGACGAGTGTCTGTAAGCACAGTGACGTCTGACTGTGAGCTGACAGTGAGGAATGTGAGAGCGAGTGACTCTGGAGTTTATAACTTCAGATTTAAACCATACGGCAGTGGCTGGATATCAGCTCCATCTGGAGTTCATCTGACTGTTACAG ACTTGCAGGTGAAGGTGGATCCTAACACTGTAGGACAGAGAGAACTGAAACTGACCTGTAGCGCCACCTGCAGCTTCAGCACGTACCGTTTCTACTGGTACAGGAATGGCCAATACGAGCAATACATAACTAAGGCATCGATTGTGATCGACTCCACCCATCTATCTAACGTGGGCAGCTACTCCTGTCAAGTGTACGAGAGTCAACACCGTTCTCCTccagtgt gtgtactGGGAAAAGAGTGTTGGGGTGTGACTTACACTCCTGAACGTGTGTGTGCTCTGAAAGACACGTCGATTGATCTCTCCTGCTCTTATAAACACCCTGCAGGACACACAGTGATAAAATCAGTCTGGTTCATTAAAGATCAGGCTGGAGTTGAACCTGTGGATGTGAGAGAGGATGAGGAGTATCAGGGCCGAGTGCAGTACACACAGATCTCCCAGAATAACTGTAGTCTGAGAATCACTAACCTGAGAGAGATAGACGCTCAAACATACAGATTCAGATTCTACACTGATGATCCTACAGGCAAATACACCGGTGATCGTggagtctctctgtctgtcacagGTAAAGCTGTATGA